The proteins below are encoded in one region of Neorhodopirellula lusitana:
- a CDS encoding sugar transferase, whose protein sequence is MFKRRSTDHGWLAWPTASTLGSRRALLLTPRQFEREVARERVRSTRRGIPFCVLQVELVAASALDPEAELSAQTNESPVGVLGRTRRMTQLKKQSRKLVDVLHHNLRMTDEKGVLSATRYGVLLVDTPEMGGRAVLDRMTTLTADAGLGVRLSLQVHDPEGFGDRVDEPSQPFGEPRSQRDGDPDDENWRQTPSPMLCDSGATIQASVAVDRSVCKPQASRDQVFNESRRGRSSGARALQNQQSQITVVDEELTLPASSLSRLTKRTIDVVGATIGLISTGPFVLASMAAIRWSDGGPVFFCQTREGQFGRPFTIYKLRTMVVDAEKSQAALRSASHRDGPAFKIRRDPRVTRVGRLLRATCLDELPQLMNVLKGDMSLVGPRPLPWHESRACERWHRRRLDVRPGLTCIWQINKAKAETFDDWMRMDLQYIDQSSLLQDLRLIARTVVVPMTGRGGD, encoded by the coding sequence ATTTTCAAACGACGCTCTACCGATCACGGGTGGTTGGCTTGGCCGACTGCCTCGACGCTGGGTAGTCGTCGTGCGCTCTTGCTAACGCCGAGGCAGTTCGAACGTGAGGTGGCTCGCGAGCGAGTGCGCTCAACCCGGCGCGGGATTCCGTTTTGCGTTTTGCAGGTGGAATTGGTCGCTGCCAGTGCGCTGGACCCCGAAGCTGAGTTGTCGGCTCAGACTAACGAATCTCCGGTCGGTGTTTTAGGACGAACACGACGGATGACCCAACTCAAGAAACAGTCTCGCAAGTTGGTGGATGTGTTGCATCACAATTTGCGGATGACCGATGAAAAGGGAGTGTTATCGGCAACCCGTTATGGTGTGTTGCTGGTCGATACACCGGAGATGGGTGGACGAGCGGTTTTGGACCGGATGACGACGCTGACGGCCGATGCGGGGCTTGGTGTTCGGTTGAGCTTGCAGGTACATGATCCGGAGGGTTTCGGCGACCGTGTGGACGAGCCTTCGCAACCGTTTGGTGAGCCAAGAAGCCAGCGTGATGGTGATCCCGACGATGAAAACTGGAGGCAGACGCCTTCACCTATGTTGTGCGACTCGGGTGCCACAATTCAAGCTTCGGTGGCGGTGGATCGAAGCGTGTGCAAACCGCAGGCTTCCCGTGATCAAGTTTTCAACGAGAGCAGGAGGGGTCGATCGTCGGGTGCTCGTGCCTTGCAGAACCAGCAGAGTCAAATCACCGTCGTGGACGAAGAACTGACTTTGCCTGCCTCTTCGTTATCGCGGTTGACCAAACGCACGATTGATGTGGTCGGTGCGACGATCGGGCTAATTTCGACGGGGCCGTTTGTCTTGGCTTCCATGGCGGCAATTCGGTGGAGCGATGGCGGACCAGTCTTCTTTTGCCAAACTCGTGAGGGGCAATTTGGCCGGCCGTTTACAATCTATAAACTTCGCACGATGGTCGTTGATGCTGAGAAATCACAGGCTGCATTGCGATCAGCGAGTCACCGCGATGGACCCGCGTTCAAGATTCGCCGCGACCCTCGAGTGACCCGGGTCGGGCGTCTGTTGCGAGCGACCTGTTTGGATGAGTTGCCGCAACTGATGAACGTCCTTAAAGGTGATATGTCTTTGGTGGGCCCGCGTCCGTTGCCCTGGCACGAGAGCCGTGCATGTGAACGTTGGCATCGTCGTCGATTGGATGTGCGTCCGGGACTGACGTGCATCTGGCAAATTAACAAAGCCAAGGCGGAGACGTTTGACGATTGGATGCGGATG
- a CDS encoding GumC family protein — protein sequence MSRSDSESWAVVTPGDVLRSIRRRVPSVIVTTLLVTVAVVALLVVWPNQYRSEGMMYVRLGRNALGSDPTSKSSNSVSMQESRTAEVASIGEMVGSREIAERAVERVGVDVINQPRNWIEQSLEDVSAFMDSDHALVSWIPKGEPKTAGEMTAEEYETQVEREKAIKTVQKAINVNVAKNAYTVTVGGKEDDPILIQSIVQAVMDEFGSYHVDAHRVQGSESFFDQQARESRDLAIAAREKLQETRNEMGWLSAESAERTLSERIIDLEMKLSSADSELAEAISQAEELRRQLDATEPWVPIEKTLGIANAAGDTMRSQLYDVQVQDGEELAKLSPSHPRYKRLQKKMAQSTELAGDEREERQETREAINPVYQDLETQFQTVRAKAVGLASRRDSVSERLEATQSDLQRLNRDMTVMARLTWEADIAEATYREHARSLEEARVNAELDKNQMSDVSVIQDATLNLKKSGPMRGLLSVVGAMFAFSLGLLQAILRDSPVDTRSSTPRSKRERLENGRSDRDHGDQDRYDGQRDRFRTETDHGDLNPHHLSASKASGAVSDDLSQDNLGQEAMDAVESVASDVDSSSGSIAVADGNGSSGPSTSLPR from the coding sequence ATGTCACGTTCTGATTCAGAATCCTGGGCAGTTGTCACGCCTGGTGACGTATTGCGATCAATCCGCCGCCGAGTTCCCTCGGTTATCGTCACGACCTTGCTGGTGACTGTAGCGGTCGTTGCACTTTTGGTCGTATGGCCGAACCAGTACCGCAGCGAAGGGATGATGTATGTCCGTCTGGGACGCAACGCCCTGGGATCCGATCCGACATCCAAATCTAGCAATTCGGTGTCGATGCAGGAAAGCCGTACCGCGGAAGTGGCCAGTATCGGTGAAATGGTCGGCAGCCGCGAGATCGCCGAACGCGCCGTTGAGCGAGTTGGGGTCGATGTCATCAACCAACCCCGCAATTGGATTGAACAATCCCTCGAAGATGTGTCGGCCTTTATGGATTCCGACCATGCACTGGTGAGCTGGATTCCCAAAGGGGAACCCAAAACCGCTGGCGAAATGACAGCGGAAGAGTATGAGACGCAAGTCGAACGCGAGAAGGCGATCAAGACGGTTCAAAAAGCCATCAATGTGAATGTCGCTAAGAATGCCTACACGGTGACTGTGGGCGGCAAAGAAGATGACCCGATTTTGATTCAGTCGATCGTGCAAGCGGTGATGGATGAATTCGGCAGCTATCACGTGGATGCCCACCGCGTTCAAGGTTCGGAAAGCTTCTTTGACCAGCAGGCTCGTGAGAGTCGCGACCTTGCCATTGCGGCGCGAGAGAAGCTTCAAGAAACACGAAATGAAATGGGTTGGTTGAGTGCTGAGTCGGCGGAGCGAACCTTAAGCGAACGGATCATCGACCTGGAGATGAAGCTGAGTTCAGCTGACAGCGAGCTGGCCGAAGCGATTAGCCAAGCGGAAGAACTGCGTCGCCAACTCGATGCGACCGAACCATGGGTGCCGATCGAAAAGACGTTGGGCATTGCCAATGCGGCCGGCGATACGATGCGTAGCCAACTTTACGACGTTCAAGTGCAAGACGGCGAAGAGCTTGCCAAGCTGAGCCCATCGCATCCGCGTTATAAACGCTTGCAAAAGAAGATGGCTCAGAGCACCGAACTCGCCGGTGACGAACGGGAAGAGCGTCAAGAAACTCGAGAAGCGATCAATCCGGTTTACCAAGATTTGGAAACCCAGTTCCAAACGGTACGTGCCAAAGCGGTTGGCTTGGCCAGTCGACGGGATTCGGTTTCAGAACGACTTGAGGCGACGCAATCTGACCTGCAGCGTCTGAATCGTGACATGACCGTGATGGCTCGTTTGACATGGGAAGCTGACATTGCCGAAGCGACCTATCGCGAGCATGCACGTTCGCTGGAAGAGGCTCGCGTGAATGCGGAGCTAGATAAGAATCAAATGTCCGACGTCAGCGTGATTCAAGATGCGACTTTGAATCTGAAAAAGTCGGGTCCGATGCGTGGATTGTTGTCGGTGGTCGGCGCGATGTTCGCGTTCTCGTTGGGCTTGTTGCAAGCGATCCTACGTGATTCGCCGGTGGATACGCGTTCGTCGACTCCTCGTTCGAAACGGGAACGTCTGGAAAACGGACGCTCGGATCGGGACCATGGAGACCAAGATCGATATGACGGACAGCGTGACCGTTTTCGAACCGAAACCGATCATGGCGATTTGAACCCTCACCACCTTTCAGCTAGCAAGGCGAGTGGGGCGGTCAGTGACGATTTGAGCCAAGACAATTTGGGCCAAGAAGCGATGGATGCGGTTGAGTCCGTCGCTTCGGACGTTGACTCAAGTTCGGGTTCCATTGCGGTTGCCGATGGAAACGGTTCGAGTGGTCCTTCGACATCGTTGCCACGCTGA
- a CDS encoding class I SAM-dependent methyltransferase — MLPRVCEPTPDDPQADADAYLAMDNDAVNRQFVADLLASPNEAPAVGPLVIDLGCGPALIPIRLCEMYDQLPSAKPLPYLHVMGIDCCVEMLDLARFELEMAGRVDQIELQQIDLSDPEGLHTEIADTIICNTVLHHLETPANAIDLAIRALKPGGRLFVRDLVRPATPEDVEELVAKHTGQDPTAAVPDAPLSPAQLLRQSLRAALTLDEIRETVSQFDIPSHCVEMTSDRHWTLDWQKPKDE; from the coding sequence ATGCTGCCGCGCGTCTGCGAACCCACCCCTGACGATCCCCAAGCCGACGCCGATGCGTACCTCGCGATGGACAACGACGCCGTGAACCGTCAGTTCGTCGCTGATCTTCTGGCATCGCCCAACGAAGCCCCTGCCGTGGGACCACTGGTGATCGACTTGGGCTGCGGCCCCGCCCTCATTCCGATCCGGTTGTGCGAGATGTACGACCAACTCCCCAGTGCCAAGCCCCTGCCATACCTGCACGTGATGGGCATCGATTGCTGCGTTGAAATGCTCGATCTGGCGCGTTTCGAATTGGAAATGGCGGGACGTGTCGACCAGATCGAATTACAACAAATCGACCTCAGCGACCCCGAGGGCCTGCACACTGAAATTGCCGACACCATCATCTGCAATACCGTGCTGCATCACCTCGAAACCCCAGCAAACGCGATCGATCTCGCCATCAGAGCCCTGAAGCCCGGTGGCCGTTTGTTTGTCCGCGACCTCGTTCGTCCAGCCACGCCAGAAGACGTCGAAGAACTGGTCGCCAAACACACCGGACAAGATCCAACCGCCGCCGTTCCAGACGCCCCGCTGTCACCCGCTCAACTGTTGCGTCAGTCGCTGCGTGCCGCCCTGACACTCGATGAGATTCGCGAGACCGTCTCGCAATTTGACATACCGTCGCATTGCGTTGAAATGACCAGCGATCGACACTGGACGCTCGATTGGCAAAAACCAAAAGACGAATAA
- a CDS encoding thymidylate synthase, with the protein MLEYLQLLDEVLHDGIDRDDRTGVGTRSLFGRQMRFDLADGFPLLTTKKLHVRSIIYELLWFLRGDTNIQWLQENGVRIWDEWADENGDLGPVYGHQWRSWPLPAADATTSSEPADSSEQAQTIDQIAWVENEIRTNPQSRRLIVSAWNVADVPNMALPPCHLMFQFYVAGGKLSCQLYQRSADMFLGVPFNIASYGLLTMMMAHVTGLKPGEFVHTLGDVHLYSNHFDQARKQLTRTPRVRPTMQINRKVESMSDFQFDDFELVGYDPHPHIKATVAV; encoded by the coding sequence ATGCTCGAATACCTGCAACTCCTAGACGAAGTCCTGCACGACGGCATCGACCGCGACGATCGCACCGGTGTGGGCACCCGCAGCCTATTCGGACGTCAAATGAGATTCGATCTGGCCGACGGCTTCCCGCTGTTGACCACCAAAAAGCTGCACGTCCGCTCGATCATCTACGAACTGCTGTGGTTCCTGCGTGGCGACACCAACATCCAATGGTTGCAAGAAAACGGAGTGCGGATTTGGGACGAGTGGGCCGATGAAAACGGCGACCTCGGCCCCGTCTACGGACACCAATGGCGCAGCTGGCCACTACCTGCCGCCGACGCAACGACAAGTTCCGAACCGGCTGACTCATCCGAACAAGCCCAAACAATTGATCAAATCGCCTGGGTCGAAAACGAAATCCGCACCAACCCACAATCCCGACGCCTGATCGTTTCAGCCTGGAACGTTGCCGACGTTCCCAACATGGCGTTGCCGCCGTGTCACTTGATGTTCCAGTTCTACGTCGCCGGTGGCAAACTGTCCTGCCAACTGTATCAACGCAGCGCCGACATGTTCCTCGGCGTGCCGTTCAATATCGCCAGCTACGGTCTGCTAACCATGATGATGGCGCACGTCACCGGACTGAAACCCGGCGAGTTCGTCCACACCCTCGGCGATGTGCACCTGTATTCCAACCACTTCGACCAAGCACGCAAGCAACTCACGCGCACGCCCCGAGTTCGCCCCACCATGCAAATCAATCGCAAGGTCGAATCGATGAGCGACTTCCAGTTCGACGACTTTGAATTGGTCGGCTACGACCCGCACCCGCACATCAAAGCAACCGTCGCGGTCTAA
- the hisA gene encoding 1-(5-phosphoribosyl)-5-[(5-phosphoribosylamino)methylideneamino]imidazole-4-carboxamide isomerase, producing the protein MEIWPAIDLRHGKPVRLRQGDYDQQTTFGDDPVEFAKRWQDAGAKCLHLVDLDAARGDDPTANRDAVGRIVEATGLPCQMGGGVRDEETIAALIKVGVSRLVVGSRACKEPEWFTTMCDRYPGKLAAGIDARDGLVATQGWLETSDVSAIELAKKLREATANIAAIIYTDIARDGMMQGPNFDGLAQMAGATDIPLVASGGVTTYEDVQKLVEMKMPAAIIGRSLYDGVMELEKVLEIASRA; encoded by the coding sequence ATGGAAATTTGGCCCGCGATTGACCTTCGTCATGGAAAACCAGTGCGTTTGCGTCAGGGAGACTACGACCAACAAACCACCTTTGGCGACGATCCGGTTGAATTTGCCAAGCGATGGCAGGATGCCGGGGCGAAGTGTCTGCATTTGGTCGATTTGGACGCCGCGCGAGGTGACGACCCCACCGCGAACCGAGATGCCGTTGGGCGAATTGTGGAGGCGACGGGGCTGCCTTGCCAAATGGGTGGTGGAGTCCGCGACGAAGAAACGATTGCCGCGTTGATCAAGGTCGGTGTTTCTCGATTGGTTGTCGGGTCGCGCGCCTGTAAGGAACCTGAGTGGTTCACGACGATGTGCGATCGGTATCCGGGCAAGCTTGCCGCCGGGATTGATGCTCGCGACGGATTGGTGGCGACCCAAGGTTGGTTGGAGACCAGTGATGTGTCAGCGATCGAACTTGCGAAGAAGTTGCGTGAAGCGACTGCGAACATAGCCGCAATCATTTACACGGACATCGCTCGCGACGGGATGATGCAGGGGCCGAACTTTGATGGTTTGGCACAAATGGCCGGCGCGACGGATATCCCGCTTGTCGCCAGTGGTGGCGTGACGACTTACGAAGACGTGCAGAAATTGGTTGAGATGAAGATGCCAGCCGCGATCATTGGCCGTTCGTTGTACGACGGTGTGATGGAGCTGGAAAAGGTTTTGGAAATCGCTTCGCGGGCTTGA
- the trkA gene encoding Trk system potassium transporter TrkA, with amino-acid sequence MRILTLGGGTVGRWIADMLCRRRHSVTLIDSDPEIVRSINSELDVRAIEGNASQSTVLFSADVLSADLCLAVTGNDEVNIVAASMAKALGARRAIARVYAPAFRDLATFDYQQHFGIDSLLSLEQLSASELARAIRNPDAIPLEHFARGQLQVYEMEVAPGSAAAGKKLMDLDLPPSVRVGSLAREGRMWIASGADETHVGDRVSLVGMPDAISVARQAFGSGKRHRKQAKVMIAGGGETGYHLAGLLGREDFRIVLLENDQHRCEQLSKLLPHATIVHANANRRSVLEDEGGGTVDYFVGCTGNDESNIMAGVEARELGASRVMCIVGRPDYANVVGKLGIDLAVSERDVVARQVLGFLNEGAVISQSKLPNGSIGVYELEILIGTPVTKASLANLPLAGRCLVAAIQRDGFVRVPTADDVLKVGDIIVALIDLNDSDEIMKLFNPS; translated from the coding sequence ATGCGAATACTTACGCTTGGCGGAGGAACGGTGGGTCGCTGGATTGCCGACATGTTATGTCGGCGTCGACACAGCGTCACATTGATCGACAGCGATCCTGAAATTGTCCGCTCGATCAACAGCGAACTCGACGTGCGAGCGATCGAGGGCAATGCCTCGCAAAGCACCGTGCTCTTTTCCGCCGACGTCCTGAGCGCCGACTTGTGCCTCGCCGTTACCGGTAACGACGAAGTCAACATCGTCGCCGCCAGCATGGCGAAAGCACTTGGTGCCCGGCGAGCAATCGCGCGAGTCTATGCCCCCGCTTTTCGCGACCTGGCCACGTTCGACTACCAACAACACTTTGGCATCGACAGCCTGCTCTCGCTCGAGCAACTCTCCGCATCCGAACTCGCCCGCGCCATTCGCAACCCTGACGCGATCCCGCTAGAACACTTCGCCCGTGGACAACTGCAAGTCTACGAGATGGAGGTCGCTCCTGGGTCAGCCGCCGCTGGCAAGAAGTTGATGGACTTGGACCTTCCGCCTAGCGTGCGAGTCGGTTCGTTAGCCCGCGAAGGACGCATGTGGATCGCCAGCGGAGCCGACGAAACACACGTGGGCGACCGAGTCAGCTTGGTCGGAATGCCCGACGCCATCAGTGTGGCCCGACAAGCATTCGGCAGCGGCAAACGACATCGTAAACAAGCGAAAGTCATGATCGCTGGCGGTGGTGAAACCGGCTATCACCTCGCCGGACTACTGGGCCGCGAAGACTTCCGAATCGTGCTGCTCGAAAACGACCAACATCGCTGCGAGCAACTGTCCAAGTTGTTGCCGCACGCCACCATCGTCCACGCGAATGCGAACCGCCGTAGCGTCCTCGAAGACGAAGGCGGCGGCACCGTCGACTACTTCGTCGGCTGCACCGGTAACGACGAAAGCAACATCATGGCGGGCGTCGAAGCCCGCGAATTGGGCGCGTCCCGAGTCATGTGCATCGTGGGCCGTCCCGACTACGCCAACGTTGTCGGCAAGCTGGGAATCGACCTCGCCGTCAGTGAACGTGACGTGGTCGCCCGGCAGGTCCTCGGCTTCCTCAATGAAGGCGCCGTGATCAGCCAAAGCAAGTTGCCCAACGGATCCATCGGCGTCTACGAACTCGAGATCCTGATCGGCACCCCCGTCACGAAGGCTTCCCTCGCCAATCTCCCGCTCGCCGGTCGATGTCTGGTCGCAGCGATTCAGCGGGACGGTTTTGTCCGCGTCCCCACCGCCGACGACGTCTTAAAAGTAGGCGACATCATCGTCGCACTGATCGACCTAAACGACTCCGACGAAATCATGAAGCTATTCAACCCCAGCTGA